TTTAAAATTGAAAATTCTCTCCTGATCTGCTGTTCATCGTCTGTGAATGTAGCCATTCCCATGAGTCCGGTAACCTCAACATTTGGAAAATCACCGTTAAGATATTTTTCAAACAAATTTCTGGCTTCAGGAATGTCAAGTCCGAATTTGCTTTCTTCCTCAGCAATTTTTACCTGAAGAAGTACTTTGATCTTCCTGTTATGCTTTCCTGATTCTTTGTCGATCTCAGAAAGAAGTTTTTCAGAGTCCACACTTTGAATGGTATCTATAAAAGAAGCGATATACTTCACCTTGTTGGTTTGCAGATGTCCGATCAGATGCCACTGGATATCTTTAGGAAGAAGCGGATACTTTTCCATTAATTCTTGCACCTTGTTCTCTCCAAATACCCTTTGTCCCAGATCGTAAACCTCCTTAACAGCCTCAGCCGGATGTGTTTTTGAAACAGCTACCAATTGTACTCCTGCCGGGAGATGCTGTAGTATTGCGTTATAATTTACTTTAATATCCATAAATGCAAATTTCAGAATAATAAAAACAAAAAACTAATGAATCTGCAAAATAGTTGAGAGACATTAGCTGATGATGTACAGGGTAGTTGATGATGAATGTCTAGATTCTAAGGCATCATACTATTAATTCAGAATCTCGTTGATCTTAGGATATTGTGATATTTTTCTGAACACAAACTTGTTGCTCTTCTGTAGTTTTTCAATAAACATATCCAGCTCGTTGATAGAATCTGCGTCTCTGAGGTATTGATCGTGGGTCAGGAAAACAAGATGTCTCGAAGTCTTTTCCAGATCATTCAGGAAGATGCTGTCTACTTTTCTCAGCATGGCTTCATGGCTTCCTTTTAAAGTCATTTGCGGAGACGGTCTCCATTCAAGATCCCATCCAATCACTTTATATCCTGCTTTTTTGAGACCATTGGCAGCCTCAGTAGAACTCTTGATGTCTGTTACATTAATATTGTTAAGCCTCCAGATGTTTCTTCCCGGAGTTCTTGCTATTTTATCATAAAGCTTAAGGCTGTCTTTTGCAATGTTAAAATCATGAACTACAGCATCCGCATTTTTATAAAAATCGGTGTATTTATTATGAGCGTGTGTAAAACTGTGATTAGCCAGCTCAATCAATGGATTGCTTTTTAAAAGTTCCATATCATCTTTCTGTTTTTTGCTGCCATAAGCATGTTTTCCAACTAAAAATGCCGTAGCACACACATTTCTTTTATTAAGGATTCTGATGAGATTTTCTGTACCCTGATTGGGACCGTCATCAAAAGTAAGATAAATGACCCTTTTATCCGGATCTATCGTTTCTTCATCAGACCCGGGAACTATTTCTGCGGGGGGATATTCCTGTGAAATGACCTGTTGGGATTCTTTCACATCAGTTTTGTAATTACAGCTGTTTAGTAAAAATGAAGTTGCACTCACCAATGCAAGCATCCCTAGAAAAGTCTTGTTTACTGACTTTTCCGCAAAAATTTTTCTCATAAAGATAATGGAATTTTAAATTGTTAAAAAATCGTTAAAATTAACATGTAAATGTTAACAAAATATATGCCAGTATTTGTTAAAAATCTGCTTTTTAAGGTTATTTTAAGGTGCTTTCTTTTTAATGTTTTTTAACTAAAATGTTAAAATTTAGTTTATGTTTGATTATCTTTATTTTTTAACATTTATTGATGTTGACAATATTTCTATTAATGCTTTTTCTGATGAATAATACATTCTTCTTTTCCTGGTGATTTATTTTAATTGAAAACTTTATACAGATTTGAAGTTGGGAGCGGGAAGAGGGAAGTTATGGAGGTCATAAAGAATAGATTGATCTCTTTTTTTAGCTGATCTGATTTTACAGAGGTTTTCAGTATCTATAACTAAAAGTAACTTCCAACCTCCTTCTTCCATCTTCCAGTTTTATTATTTCTTAAAGTCTGCTGGAATAATGCTATTCTTCTTATATTCGGAACTTATTTTGAAATCATGAAACTCAAATACCTATTTCTG
This region of Chryseobacterium vaccae genomic DNA includes:
- a CDS encoding YggS family pyridoxal phosphate-dependent enzyme, with protein sequence MDIKVNYNAILQHLPAGVQLVAVSKTHPAEAVKEVYDLGQRVFGENKVQELMEKYPLLPKDIQWHLIGHLQTNKVKYIASFIDTIQSVDSEKLLSEIDKESGKHNRKIKVLLQVKIAEEESKFGLDIPEARNLFEKYLNGDFPNVEVTGLMGMATFTDDEQQIRREFSILKALFDEFSQSKTLETLSMGMSDDFPAAIECGANSIRVGSAIFGRRDYLK
- a CDS encoding polysaccharide deacetylase family protein, with product MRKIFAEKSVNKTFLGMLALVSATSFLLNSCNYKTDVKESQQVISQEYPPAEIVPGSDEETIDPDKRVIYLTFDDGPNQGTENLIRILNKRNVCATAFLVGKHAYGSKKQKDDMELLKSNPLIELANHSFTHAHNKYTDFYKNADAVVHDFNIAKDSLKLYDKIARTPGRNIWRLNNINVTDIKSSTEAANGLKKAGYKVIGWDLEWRPSPQMTLKGSHEAMLRKVDSIFLNDLEKTSRHLVFLTHDQYLRDADSINELDMFIEKLQKSNKFVFRKISQYPKINEILN